AAAGCTCTCCTTCTTCTCAACTCACGCATCTCCTCTCACAGGAGACAAATCATACGCAAGCAAGCAACCTCTGGAAATAGAGCGACAGAAGTCTCAGCGTAGACACGTTTTGTGCAAACCGGTAAAGAAAGACTAttcctttattattattttttactcctTCTGTTTATCTGTTTAGATTAGGGGATCAATTCCCTCGTCGATCTTCTACCTTGTTGGATCCTTTCAAGTCAGACCGATCTTTGCTTTCTTTACTTAGACTTCACTTTTCTGATTCGATTTCGTTTCTGCCCCCATTCCTCGTTTCAAGCTCGATTCTCactgtatgtttttttttttttttaattcgagtAGATTTTTCATCTGGGTAACGCATCTTGTTTGAAAGTTCTGATCTTTGAATCCAATTTCGCTAATTAAGTTGACTATTGCCGACATCATCTGCcgacaaaagtttttttttgtctctttgtGATTGTAATATTGCTGTTGGGTTTCTTGTCTTTGTAGCAACtggattttttgtttattaaatccTACGAGTTCAAGAGATTAACCAACGTTTTGTTACAAAAGCTGTGCTTATTAAAGTTGCAATCTTGATCTGTTTTGGAAAAGCGTTACTGTGATTTGTTAGGTTGTTTTGTATTATATACATGAATAATATTGGGATCACTTCTCAAAACAGTTAACTTGAGACAAGGAAGTAGTTCCCTGTGAGAATATAACACTTTAGGTTTCAAGTGATTATGCTATTATGGCGGCGAGATAGTAGAAGATTGTTTCTTTTATGCATACATGTTGACTTGGTTTTGAACGATTTCAGGAACTAAAAAGCTCTGAAGAGAACAAGCATGCACAGGTGGATCTGTTGTGGGCGTAGTTCAGGAGATTCGGATGTATCTAATGATGAGCAACATCTGAAAACTCAATGGCAGCAATCTCAAGGTATGCTTCAGACAAGAGACTTCCCTTGAACTTATTGATCTATTGGGAATAGGTTATAGTGCCTACTGTTTGTGTACTAGAGGCTTTGTATGTTTCTAATTAGAATACGTTTGGTTGTTTGTCACACACATGCAGCAGCCAACAATAAGCCAAAACCACAAGCTGTTGCAAAACCTGAGGCGCCCAAGGAAGCTCTTCCCATTGAAGTTCCTCTCTTGTCTGTGGAAGAGGTTAAAGAAAAGACTGAAAATTTTGGATCGAAGTCACTTATTGGTGAAGGATCTTACGGAAGGGTGTATTACGCAACTCTAAGTGATGGTAAAGCAGTTGCATTGAAGAAACTCGATGTAGCCCCTGAAGCTGAAACAAACACCGAGTTCTTGAGTCAGGTTAttacctctcttttttttattttttttttgcttcaatTCCCCAGGGAAACTTGTCTTTACATCTTATTGCTTGCGTCTTCTTAGGTTTCCATGGTTTCAAGACTGAAGCATGAGAATTTCATTCAGCTGGTCGGCTATTGTGTCGATGAGAACCTCCGTGTTCTTGCTTATGAGTTTGCAACAATGGGATCACTGCACGACGTTCTACATGGTATGCTTGAGCTTCCCAGCCCATTTGTGCTATAAAATAGAATTGATTTTATCTATGGGTTTTGAAATGTGTTGTTATAACAGGTAGGAAGGGAGTACAAGGTGCACAGCCAGGTCCAACGCTTGACTGGATAACGAGGGTGAAGATCGCCGTTGAGGCAGCTAGGGGTTTAGAATACCTTCACGAGAAGGTTCAGCCTCCTGTCATTCATAGAGACGTGAGATCTAGCAATGTGCTTCTTTTTGAAGACTATCAAGCAAAAGTTGCTGATTTCAATCTCTCAAATCAAGCTCCTGACAATGCTGCACGTCTTCATTCTACAAGAGTCTTGGGCACCTTTGGCTATCACGCTCCAGAGTAAGTAATCTTCCTTATAACCGTCAAAACTTCTGTTGCATCCAGATTAAAGTATGGACGAGGCAGCTAACACGTGTGTCTTCCCATTTTTGCAGATATGCAATGACTGGACAGTTGACACAGAAGAGTGATGTGTATAGCTTTGGGGTTGTACTACTAGAGCTTTTGACAGGGAGGAAACCTGTGGATCATACAATGCCACGTGGCCAACAAAGTCTTGTAACCTGggtattttttgtttatcagTGCCTGTCCAAATCTGTATCCTGCTCTGTCTTAATCTCCTCTCTTATAAGCTGGAGTTTGctgtttattattattgcaGGCTACACCGAGACTCAGTGAAGACAAAGTGAAGCAGTGTGTTGATCCAAAGCTAAAAGGAGAATATCCTCCTAAATCAGTAGCTAAGGTACTTGTCTTCACCCCATGACTGAAATAACTCAGTTTTTGCATCACTGGAAGTACATTGCCTTGTCCTTTTTTAATCTCTAAACTTTTCTGTAATGTGGGCAATGCAGCTAGCAGCGGTGGCAGCATTGTGTGTGCAATATGAATCAGAGTTTAGACCGAATATGAGTATAGTTGTGAAAGCTTTGCAGCCACTTCTCAAAACTCCAGCGCCAGTCCCAGTAACGGAACCCTGAGTTTGTGCAAGAGAGTTGGATTCCTTGTTCATACAAAGTTAGAATCTTTTTCTGATTTGGGGAAGAAAACTAAAACACAAAAAGTAAAAgatcatatatttatttgagGGGATGGAAATTTTAGTTTGCATTTTGGTGTGAAGGGGGacagattttttattttgcatATGTCAATGTCCGGATTTGAAACAGGCTTTTGTGGCTGTGCTTGTCGTGGAGGAGAACAATGATGTATTGCATTTGctgttcttttatttttctatatagaTAAAAGggatcatttgaatatttgtatCGACTCTGGTGACAACTCTCTTAAGGTTTGATTCgaccatttaaattattttctttaggAGTGCCTGAAAAGTGTATGCATTACAGAACAGAGAATCTGTGAACTGTCCCTAAAAAATAGTGTAGGGAGCTCGAGATATCTTCCGGAACCCCAGCCATATAAACTGTCGATTCTCTAAGCTTATCCGAAGTTCTGATTCAGTCATCAGTGcgcaaaatcataaaaataacaGAAATTACTCACTCACAAACTTCATTGTGTATTAAACAAACACCATTATATCACCCATCCCCAAAACGCAAATGAGTGAGAGCGTCGTGGATGATAGTTGAACTCTAATTGACCGCAACTTAGTTTATCGTAAGAGagaatattcatatatatatcacaaATAGATACGGTGGAAGTGAACAGCTAAGTAAGTCTTAACCCTCTTCCACTCTGGAAATATCCAGCTAGCTTAATTTATAAGAtggtttttcattttggttgttTTGGTGACAAGGATGAAGGAGTTTACAAGGTACCGAACGAAGTCGGTTGTCATATTATTAGTTAAAATGAACTTTTAACATGTGAGCTagcttttgatcaaaaaaaaaacatgtgagctagccaaattttaattatattattgaaagtGTAAAACCTTTCCGTTCAACTGAATCTCTATTTGCTGGTCGTAAATGCTTTGACCATTTGTGttgataaaaagttaaaaaccttGAATTTCATAAAGACTCAgtgaagtaatttttttttatgatcctGGATATTTTTGAAAGAGACCTGACTATCATCTAATGACCGTTCATTGGAACTAAATCGGAGAGTCCGCCGAAAGCATCTAAAGGGATCGTCTTTTTCACCTCCATTTTAATTGACAATGGTCAGGACTCGAACCTAAGTAGCGGAACAGTCGTGAATTCTTTACCACCAGACCACAAACACCCGGTTAAAATATGGTAAATAACATTTCATTGGGACGTTTTCACATGTGATCTCACAAAAATGTTTCACATGTGATATCTCACAAAATgttaaaaacaataatataataGTGAGATGGTATATctcaaatattaaaagttttactcaaaaatatttcaaatgagatactttaaaatatttttgagtgAAGTTATCAATATTTAAGATACCTgcttaattttatataagatatttatattaaggctcttatttttttgatcgaaaatacatattttatgtatttatagtCACAAATCAGAACAGCTAAACTCTAGTCTCTCATATATATTAGGTAAGAAAATCTTTTGTGTAGCCATGGATTCCATCCAACTTCCTCCACCCATCATCCTCGTTTGCCCTTCCTTGCGATACAAATGCTCATCTCGCACGAATTATGATAGACATGCTAAATTTAAGATAGTCGACAGTCCTCATTATTATCCATTTGCCGTACCAGAAAGCTCTTTACCTTATAGCTACTTTGGCCACCTTCTTAACCTCTTTACTGGTACAACAACAAAGTATTAGCAGATGAGTCTTTTTGTGGTGCCTGTCAATGCCAAGAAATTGGTTCAACTTATTACTTTTGCAATGAAATAATGTACCCTACCACAAAGAATGTGTCGAGTCTCCCCCTTTAATCAAATCTCTTTGTCACCCTAAACACCATCTCCAACTTCTCACATATggtttttccttttcctttggtGTCGATGTTCAGAAAACAACTTGTTCTTATTGTAGTTCAAGTTGTGGAGATTATcctacaaatttattttactattgtTTTATTTGTAAGTTTAGTTTGGATCCTGTTTGCGCGACAAAACCCTCTTCATGAACTATCATAAAAGACATGAGCATACCCTCTACCACTTTCCCAGAAAAGCTGACTTGATATGTGACGTTTGTGGGGTAGTTGATAGCAAGTTTCTCATCTATGTGTGTCTTCAATGTGATTTTGTTGTCCATAAAATTGTATTTACTTACCATTTGTCATAAGAATATCGCTTCATAACCACCGTCTTTCTTTTACATATTCTGGTCCTAGAATATTGTCATGTGGAGTTTGTCGTCAGAGAGGTTGATGGCAATTATGGAAAATATTCTTGCAATAAAGATTGCCCTTATGTAGTGCACTCCAAGTGTGCAATTCGGAGAGATTGTGGGATGAAAAAGAACTCGAGGAAGAACCAGAAGAAGAATATGAAAATCTCAATTCTTTTGAAGTGATAAGTGCTGGAATCATACAACATTTCAGTCATTCACATCACATGAAGTTTGAAAAGACGACCACTGATATTATGTATGATGAACGATGTCACGCATGCGTACTTCCATTTTATGGTGGTGACATTTACAAATGTATGAAATCCAAGTGTGATTTTGTACTTCATGAAGCATGTGCAAATCTTCCACGAACAAAACAACATATAACCCATCCTTATCCATTTATTCTACAAGTGAGTGACACCaaaaattgtttcttttgtGGATATTGTGATCGTTTTTCGTATGGTTTCAGATATGTGTAGCAAAGCGGTTGAGTCTATAAGCATAGACGTGCGATGTGCTGCAATATCTGAACCATTCGACCATCAATGCCACCCACATCCTTTGTTCCTTAGCAATGAACATGGAAGATACAGACCATGTTCAATGTGCGGAAAAGAGACATTGCAAACTCTGAACTGTATCGAATGTGACTTCTTTTTGTGTTTCTATTGTGCTACACTCCCATATAAAGTGAGATATGAGCATGATGAGCATTTACTCATCCTTACTTACGAAGAGAATGCtgttgggtccctcctagatggagagAACCAAGTGGGCATGAGACATAATAATTCTCATGACCTTAAGTAATTAGTATTGTTCCCCTTTGCACTGTAGACtcacaataatagagtttagagagagagacaaaagagagaaagaagagagaaggaggagaaaacTCGTCAGGCTATTTCAAGACTGGTTTTGGAGGATCAAACGGAACttgatcgggctgatattttgtgggacgcttcttcagtcagtgggttagagattcaccgaagggatttggatttcaacggttggatcttctattgtctgggttttagtgaagctggtcgtcacagttcttcagcgggacagtcttgggtgtttggtaaatccaacggtgagatcttctcttcttgagctgaaatttggcagagatattgtcgacttgtttatcttggatttgtatggttggattagtttctggaagccggaatctttgtgagctgaggtcgtttggttgctgccggttttgaagctttgtgttgctctcttgttgttgttgtttgtgttggagatagct
The window above is part of the Brassica napus cultivar Da-Ae unplaced genomic scaffold, Da-Ae ScsIHWf_3063;HRSCAF=3870, whole genome shotgun sequence genome. Proteins encoded here:
- the LOC106442625 gene encoding PTI1-like tyrosine-protein kinase 2 isoform X2, translated to MHRWICCGRSSGDSDVSNDEQHLKTQWQQSQANNKPKPQAVAKPEAPKEALPIEVPLLSVEEVKEKTENFGSKSLIGEGSYGRVYYATLSDGKAVALKKLDVAPEAETNTEFLSQVSMVSRLKHENFIQLVGYCVDENLRVLAYEFATMGSLHDVLHGRKGVQGAQPGPTLDWITRVKIAVEAARGLEYLHEKVQPPVIHRDVRSSNVLLFEDYQAKVADFNLSNQAPDNAARLHSTRVLGTFGYHAPEYAMTGQLTQKSDVYSFGVVLLELLTGRKPVDHTMPRGQQSLVTWATPRLSEDKVKQCVDPKLKGEYPPKSVAKLAAVAALCVQYESEFRPNMSIVVKALQPLLKTPAPVPVTEP
- the LOC106442625 gene encoding PTI1-like tyrosine-protein kinase 2 isoform X1 — translated: MHRWICCGRSSGDSDVSNDEQHLKTQWQQSQAANNKPKPQAVAKPEAPKEALPIEVPLLSVEEVKEKTENFGSKSLIGEGSYGRVYYATLSDGKAVALKKLDVAPEAETNTEFLSQVSMVSRLKHENFIQLVGYCVDENLRVLAYEFATMGSLHDVLHGRKGVQGAQPGPTLDWITRVKIAVEAARGLEYLHEKVQPPVIHRDVRSSNVLLFEDYQAKVADFNLSNQAPDNAARLHSTRVLGTFGYHAPEYAMTGQLTQKSDVYSFGVVLLELLTGRKPVDHTMPRGQQSLVTWATPRLSEDKVKQCVDPKLKGEYPPKSVAKLAAVAALCVQYESEFRPNMSIVVKALQPLLKTPAPVPVTEP